A stretch of DNA from Montipora capricornis isolate CH-2021 chromosome 1, ASM3666992v2, whole genome shotgun sequence:
GGTTTCTTTCGTGGCATCGACTATACATGCTTGCGTGGGAGAGAACCGTGCAGGAAGTTGCCGGTGATGACAatttttctcttcctttctGGGATTGGACTTCACATAAAGATGAGCGTGACCCTACTATTTTCTCTGAAGATTTACTTGGCGTGACACAACAAGAAGACGGCGTGGTGCAAGGCAAATATTTTAAAGATTGGTACGCCATTTGCACTGTAGAACAAAATGAAACCAATAAACTGACACTGTGTAATCCTACAGTTCGGCGGCCCGGGCTGGAGCGTTCGacgaagaaagaaaacgaaataaaaaacaagaccCTAGGATACACGATGACGTTTCCAAGCAAAGAAGAAGTCAATTTTGCTCTCCGGTTTGAAACCTTCGGGCTACCGCCTTACAGCAAAGTGTCGAGCTGCAATTTCGTAAACATCCTTGAAGGCTTCGCCAGTACCAAGACTGGATATAGCTTGCCCACCCGCTACACCTTGCACAACCTGGTTCACGTCATTGTCGGGGGAGCCATGTCAGAAGTACGCTCAGCATCTAATGATCCAATTTTTTTACTGCACCATTGTTTCGTGGATCGCATCTTTGAAAAGTGGCTTCGCAAGTATAACAAAGACGCCTCTGTTCTTTCTCTCCTCGACGCACCCATTGGTCACAACAGGAACGACGTCGTTGTGCCATTGTTCCCATTGCACACCCATGAGCAGATGTTCAAGAAGTCTTTTGAGTTCGGTTATGAATATGAGGATGTTGACGAAAATGGTAAGTACTTTGTGGAGGCCCGGTGGCCTCATCATTAGTGTGGTCGCACTTAGGTACTGTGATCAAGGAGGCAGTGCTCTCAAGGCGAAGTCCTTACACTTCGATCGGGTTGACCCTTGAGAtgacatatttttcaaacagcggctacaaacataatgataaagcgcattttacttttgacttgacttttcgtatgctacaacatacatcttcagaagtgacggttgaaaaaattcaaatatgatatatataaaattaggaagactggtaactagagagaataagacaaaaatagtaagataaagAGATAGCAGTAAAAACTGACCGTTTAGCAAAACCAAAGTTTTTCACTACCAACGTTTTCCCTTAAGGCTGGTTTAAGGTCACGCATTaataaagtttcctttattttacaatgcaaaTCAGAGCTACCATTtgctaaaacttgaaaatgatcccattttatgTTGTGACCTGTTTTTACTGCGTAATCTGCAATCGCGGAAGTTTGACTGATCCTTTTGAGTGCTttgaaatgatatttttttatggTTACGTAAGCGACGTTTTGTTTTACCAATGTAAAACTCATTGCAGCTGTCCCAACAAGATGCCTTATAGACAACTttggatttttgtgattttcgCAAACGATCTTTATAAGAGAAAAAAGACATGATTCGACATGTGTTAATTTCatgctggggataaccctgGGATGAGCTAGCAcaccgtgcaccggtggctcagttggttgagcaagagctgtcacgcgggaggtcgggAGTTCAACtgcggccagaccaacactcaggatctttaaaGAGGGTCTGAATTGGGGGGTCCAcatgtcggttgtcggttaaaattttattactttgttggttgtcggtaaatcccagttaatttttttgtcgctagtcggtaatttttccctcgttttgtcggtagtcagtaatattttctagccctttgtcgctagtcggttaaccccattcacaccctctttaaataactgaggacaaaGTGCTACCTTAAATTGTAATTACATcggcaaatggttagactctctagtcttctcagataaggacgataagccggaggtcccgtctcacaacccttaaatgtttataatcctgtgggacgtaaaagaaccctcgcatttgtcgcaaagagtagggcatgtagttcccggtgttgtggtctgtcttctgtgatgtatcatggtggcgagggtaaataaagatctCCATTTAAACCAGCTATGCTGAACTGGAATTTCTGTATGAATAAtgcatataaataaataaataaataaataaataaataaatagataaataaatagataaataaataaataaataaataaataagtaagcATACTGTGACAAATCCAAGGGGTAGGAGAAATACTGACTCAgattgcttcatgctacagaaagcTGAGATAAGCGTAGGCCTGATGGGCCCCTTAGCTCATATGCAGACTTTACCCTTTTACTTTTAATTAAAGCGTTATCGAACATAACATAGCTAGCAGAAAACTGCGCTATCAAACGTAGTATGCATAGACGTGAATTCAATAGTGCACCTTGCCTCATGGTGTGAACAAAGGTGACTTCGCCTCGTCATTTCCATGATTCATACCTTAGCGTTCATCATCGAGTTACGATGTACATGGTAAGTTTGAAGAgaactcaagaagctagagttgCCCTCGTACTTGctcaaaaaaattcacaatgCCCGAATATGAGTTTTGAAATCGGATAAATCAAAAATCTTTACAAGGATTCAAAAGTTAAGACCAATGCTTCCTTTCCGTCAAGCCGCATTATTAGAAGATCTCCTTCTCTATCCTCCACCTAGGGAGATAAATAAGTACTCGaaaaaatattacaataatacAAAGTATTCTATGTAGTATAAGTATCCAGCATTGTATcaaagtatacaaaaatttggttttatcaacggagttgataatgtaagttgcccaccgtacagagattctaaaagctgacgtttcgagcgttagcctaagggctaacgctcgaaacgtcagctttttgtatactacttacTACTTTGCATACTacaccaaatttttgtatactacttccccaccgtcgcagcaccacagtttctttagaaactaccccttcattcatttatttgtatCAAAGTAGTCTTCTCTTCCTTTGTTTAATAAATAATGGTATTTTTCGCTTTAGGCAAATCCTCTGATGATGAAGAGCCTGTGCAGCCAATAGATTTGGGACAGTGCCCGGTACCTTGCCCGGTAGTTTCTGCCGTGGCAGCCATACAAACATGTTCGAATTCGTGCCCGGTAGTTTCTGCAGTGACAGGCATACAAACATGTTCGTGGTTAATGATATCCAGCCTAGCTTTGTTGCTGTCTGATTAAAGATCTGGCTAGGAGAACAGAGGAGAGAGTCGTGTAGAGTAGAGTAGACCAGAGAAAAGCAAGAAAGGTTTCAACAAAGTAGAGCAGAGCAGAATAGTGTAGATCATAGCCGGCAGAGAAGGAGAGCAGAGAGATATAGTACAGGCAGAGTAGATAGAGAACAGTGAAGTGGAGCAAAGAAGGGTACAAATGAGCAGAGCTAGGCAAAGAAGAGCATAGCTGAGTAAAATAGAGACGGCATAGCAGATAATTAATCGGAGAGAATGTATACAATATAGCAATGTATTGCAAAGATGAAAAGAGCAGAGTAGCGCAGACTAGAGCATGGTAAAGTAGAGTAGAGAAGATTAGACTGTACTGTAGCATAGAGTAGAGCAGCTAGAGTACGTAGAGCAGAGAGTAGAGTATAGCAGATTAGATCAGACAGGACTGGGTATTTCAAAGATGTTCATTTTACTGTTCTAATATGAGTAGAAAACTTGAGTAACTGAAGGTCTCAAACTCCAGGTGTATTCTATAAACATTATGTAAGAAACCCCTTAAGACAACCTACAGAAAGAAACTTTTATTATCCATTTGAAACCCTGAGAGGACTTTTTATTCAAAACTTATAGCATCAGTAATCCTTTAAAAGTACTTCACTCCTTAGCTTTGTGATATACCTCTCGATAGGGATTGACTAGTCTTTTTCTTAAATTACGTCAACGAAtataataaaacataaaaacCAAACCATAAGTATACATTTTTGGCAGAAACCGTGACGGGCTCCCCGATCGTACATCAATTATAACTCATGTTGgttgtttggtttgttttgatTCATTGTGAATCCATTGCACTAGAAATGCGCTGGGAATAATAGGCCTGTGTTATTTCGGCTCTATTTTTAAAGGTGGGCCGTTCTCGCACCTGACTGATTTCCGGTATGTCTACCCCAACCAGTGCGACACCCGTATTTTAAAATCAGCCCTTTTGAAAGGAGGGTTTTTTTTGAACATCTCAACAAATGTGCAAATGATATGTGTTAATGCTCAACCGCCACAAAGTTACAAGATTTCTTGGCCTTGTTCTGTGTTCGATCAATGCCATGTTGACGCTTTTACCGGTTGTTGACAGGAATGATAATTAATAGAAATGGTAAACACCTTTGATGACTTTACATTGGAAATGTAAATTTCATCAGAGATTGAAAAAGGCGGAAACAGAGACTTTTTTTCAATTGCCTTGTCTCCCGCCAAATGCGCGAAAAAAACATTGCTTTCgctattttatcttttttacaacaaattatttaaaGCAATCGAGTCTCATAAAACCagaaccaaagtaattaatttggccaatcgaaaaggacggagacaatccggtaaaccagtCAAAACGTGaattaattacacgtagccgacacgaagggcgggaaaatgtgcacgcgcgagccacgattggttttggtttcatttctgattggttgaacaagtgtcgcgagaactttgaaccaatcgctgAGTGATGTAATCATAAACCCAAGTAATTAGCTAAGCtctttcgatactcaattgaaaaccgctctatcgcCGTAGGAATTCAATAAtctaatttgaatgaaaatgttttgacaGATTTGCGACCTGTTGCTAGGCAATTATAAGATTCAAGCGTTGGGacagttacatgtatgtaactAAAACTAGACGGtccgtgagcgtacactgggttgcctgtggtacgtgttactcaaaaacagcagggactgagttgggtggtattgaactgcagtgttccagtcaattttttcaagcgGTGGGTGATTAacaccatttaaggggtcacccagaagtcgttcCAGCAGActccctttggctcacacgttcatacaacgaaacagatctttttctgtggttaaaaacctggctaccagcctattaatcatttgtggaaaaaaaaaatccccgtcatctttagaaaaaataggcacgcattgcgtatgTGTGTTAGTGCCGCGGTAACACGGCGCTTTTATTCCATATTGTgataatttattaataataataatttatttacttatatagcgccctttAATATTTATAGGATGAtaaaaggcgctttacaatccAAGAAAACTAATATTTACAATAGATAATTACTGGCAGCCAATGAAGGTTGTAAAGTACAGGATTAATGTGATCGAATTTCATTGTGTCCGTTATAAGCCTGGCGGCCATATTCTGTATGCGTTGTAATTTCGATAGCTGGTACTTGGATAACCCATATAATAGACTATTGCAATAATCCAGCCTTGAAGTTACGTAAGCATGGACTAATGATTGTCTGCATTCCTTAGATAAGTATTTCGATATACGCCTAATGTTATGAATGTGGTAGAAGGAGGCCTTGCATATCTGGTTAATATGGCTGTTCATCCCGAGAGATTCGTCTAACATAACGCCAAGGTTCCTAACACTGGAAGAACGATCAATCTTCTGGTTGCCAACTTCTATGCTAGAAGAACGAAGTTTACTTAACTGCTGACGAGTTCCGATAGCAAGAAACTCAGTCTTCGTGTCGTTCAATAGCAGCCGCCCATCAATCATCCACTTTCGAATGTCCTTAATGCATGCTTCCATAGCGCGATGCGCGACATCCTGGGCATCATCATCGCCCGGCCTGAAGCTGAGGTAGAGTTGGGAGTCATCGGCGTAGCAATGGACTTGAGGAAGGTGACGTTCAATGATCATAAAGAGGGAAGAGGTGTAAATAACGAACAACAGTGGACCCAGGCAAGAACCCTGGGGAACACCGCAGTCCAGAGAAAATTCCATTGACATCGATCCCTCAATTGCGACTCGTTGACTCCGTCCAGACAGGTACAAGCGGAACCAGTCATGCGCTTTAGCCTGCAAGCCAACAACCTTGGTCAGCCGATCTAGCAAGATGGAATGATCGACCGTGTCAAACGCCGCACTAAGATCCAAAAGGATCAACAGAGTCACGTGTTGCGAGTTCATTTTCAGAAGAACATCGTTCATGACTTTGAGCAAGGCCGTCTCTGTGCTATGGTGTTTGCGATAAGACGACTGCAGCGTTGGATAGATGTTATTGGTGACCATCTGACCATGCGTCTGTATGAACACAGCCTTTTCTGTAAGTTTGGAAATATATTGTAAATTACTGACTGGTTGGAAATTCTGAAAAAAAGGTTCCAGTCCGAACTTATTCAACAGGGGATGGACCAAGGCATATTTCCACTGGTCAGCAAATATACCATTCTGCAATGAAAGATTAACGATCTTGGTTATAACAGGGAGCAGAGTGTCAATACAGGCGACAAGAAGGGGacaactgagctgtgttttgtcttccaggagattcaagttatctttttttttaatatgtagCTCCAAAAGtacacgatgttgttttgctattgtatatcattgtagtgccatggtagaagtgtTAGGTAAATAGGCCCCCTgaaaagacatgtggttactagcaaagtactaaacccagaaagattgaagaaaataaaagggaatccagaaacattggcttctaggctgacatgttgatcattttcaagtcccttcacaacttcttttcgcCGCAAGTTTAAACGTACagtctgagcatctgacagcattgtaatacaaaagtttacTGAAATTAAGCCCTGTCCGGTGGGATTGGTATCTGAATGgatgacctaaaaaatatactattttttaacagaagcataggaccgaaaattatattttaacgcccaaaaatgtcaactaagcaaggtacagatttcaATATTAGCttgccttatgcaaaacaaatattgatgaaaaagtaaataaatattgatacacagtttttgataaagcgcagaaggaatttttcaggacaaatttgcatacgggggttgaaatgtgatacgggaggatttttgtggtagtggactgtaagcagcgcgtgcagaagtcacgaaaataaacaggtgtgttggaagcgtgcttgagtttgaACAAATGAGcaccaaaatcagcaaaaaattgtgacgctgatgaataataaagtagctgctatttccaaaacgatggaattacctggtgataaacaacctggtcttggagagtaaatttttgactttgcagaaacaatgatcaacctcaagagttgggcgattgtaatctttgtgttgaattcgcacatttcttctcaaactttataacacttgaaacaaaaagaaaactaagaaaacaaaaccttgtatcttgccatcatttgacacagatgcttcacagTTTTGCGAGCAAACaggccgcggtaacttgatcacggcacTCGCtaaattcgatgtcactttcgattttgcgatttgcttgtgcagccaaaagtacaaaaacaaaattgaacgtagcaaaaatctcaactgcagaataccctgtcACTTCGGCTACTGTCGGCTACGCGGTACGAAGAAACTAAATAAATTCAATTTGAGGTATGTATTTATTCAAGTAAAAATAAATTGCGAATTGAAAATGGCTATCCtagaagctggctacgcggtacgcggaagaTAATCAATTCAAGATGGAAGGCTATCTTAGTAGGTGGCTACGCGGTACTCGGTACGCAGTGAGATAATCAATTCAAGATGGAAGCTTTCTTAGAAGCTGGCTTTAGCTACACGGTACACGGTACGCGAAAGATACTCAATTCAAGATGGAAGGCTATCTTAGTAGGTGGCTACGCGGTACTCGGTACGCAGTGAGATAATCAATTCAAGATGAAGTCTATCTTAGAAACTGGTTAGGCGGTACGCGGTTAAGCGGAAGATAATCAATTCAAGATGGAAGGCTGATAATGGAAGgctgataatgtaaa
This window harbors:
- the LOC138028390 gene encoding tyrosinase-like isoform X2, producing MIREWNFTYSHYQAFQLEDDRHDWPNALYHKTCKCQSNFAGYDCSKCKFGYYGNNCKQKKILTRKNFVRLSAEEKDRYMRYINMSRYSESDYVVTSTPYKVINRTVQAGGDPASLFYNVTNYDLFVWIHYYARYGTTYPNNKTHAVIDFGHGGQGFLSWHRLYMLAWERTVQEVAGDDNFSLPFWDWTSHKDERDPTIFSEDLLGVTQQEDGVVQGKYFKDWYAICTVEQNETNKLTLCNPTVRRPGLERSTKKENEIKNKTLGYTMTFPSKEEVNFALRFETFGLPPYSKVSSCNFVNILEGFASTKTGYSLPTRYTLHNLVHVIVGGAMSEVRSASNDPIFLLHHCFVDRIFEKWLRKYNKDASVLSLLDAPIGHNRNDVVVPLFPLHTHEQMFKKSFEFGYEYEDVDENGKSSDDEEPVQPIDLGQCPVPCPVVSAVAAIQTCSNSCPVVSAVTGIQTCSWLMISSLALLLSD
- the LOC138028390 gene encoding tyrosinase-like isoform X1; amino-acid sequence: MSRRVAFTWRLLYFFAVSLPLTEGQFPKVCVTLDSLKSKECCPIPKGFSAPCGSDGNRGTCQELMIREWNFTYSHYQAFQLEDDRHDWPNALYHKTCKCQSNFAGYDCSKCKFGYYGNNCKQKKILTRKNFVRLSAEEKDRYMRYINMSRYSESDYVVTSTPYKVINRTVQAGGDPASLFYNVTNYDLFVWIHYYARYGTTYPNNKTHAVIDFGHGGQGFLSWHRLYMLAWERTVQEVAGDDNFSLPFWDWTSHKDERDPTIFSEDLLGVTQQEDGVVQGKYFKDWYAICTVEQNETNKLTLCNPTVRRPGLERSTKKENEIKNKTLGYTMTFPSKEEVNFALRFETFGLPPYSKVSSCNFVNILEGFASTKTGYSLPTRYTLHNLVHVIVGGAMSEVRSASNDPIFLLHHCFVDRIFEKWLRKYNKDASVLSLLDAPIGHNRNDVVVPLFPLHTHEQMFKKSFEFGYEYEDVDENGKSSDDEEPVQPIDLGQCPVPCPVVSAVAAIQTCSNSCPVVSAVTGIQTCSWLMISSLALLLSD